GGGGTGAGGATACGATCACGGCATTCGATTCAAAGGTTTGGGCATTTATAGTCCCACCGCAATAAAAAATGTTAAGATTTTTTACAATTAAAATATCACGGATATTTTACTCCAAATTACAAATAAATGAAGAAGTGAGTTAATATGGCAAAAAAGAAGAAAACAAAACAATTTAAGGAAAGTTTCGGGCTGGATATCGGTTCGCACAGTATCAAANNNNNNNNNNNNNNNNNNNNNNNNNNNNNNNNNNNNNNNNNNNNNNNNNNNNNNNNNNNNNNNNNNNNNNNNNNNNNNNNNNNNNNNNNNNNNNNNNNNNACGGATATTTTACTCCAAATTACAAATAAATGAAGAAGTGAGTTAATATGGCAAAAAAGAAGAAAACAAAACAATTTAAGGAAAGTTTCGGGCTGGATATCGGTTCGCACAGTATCAAACTGGTGCATCTCAAAAAAATCCATCAGGGATTCAAATTACAAAATTTTGAGATTTTATCAACCGTTCCGAAAAATGTAGATTATTCTCCATCCGACCTTTCTCCGGATCGAAACGCTCCCATTCTTATTAAGATGTTGAGATCACTTAAGATCAATTCAAAGAAGATGAAACATGTTATCTCTTCCATTGGTGGTGAACACACCAGCATAAAGCAGATAAAAACAATATTTTTACCTGAGGAAGATCTGGAATCAGCCCTTTTCTTTGAAGCAAAAAAGCATTTACCAATTAGTAGTGCGGATATGTTGCTGGATTATCAGGTACTTAGTGTGGAAGAAAAAACCAACAATATGAATATTCTGCTGGCAGCCTCCACCAAGGAGCTGCTCCAAAGTCATTCAAAAATTCTTAATGATGCTGGAATAAGCCCGGGCATAGTTGATGTAGAGGCTTTGGCTGATTCCAATTGCTTTGCGAAGAATTCGTTTATAGAAGACGGAGTTTATATTATTCTTGATATTGGTGCCCACAAAACTAATTTGATAATTTATGGCCCGCAAACGAAATTTTTTACCAGAAATATACCGTGGGCTGGGTATAATTTCACCAAAGATATTATGAGCAGGCATAAAATGTCTTTTGAGGAAGCAGAAAAGCGTAAATTAAAATATGGATTGCAGGAGTCAACCCAAAAGGACAGCAAAGCAGAATTAATCAGTCTGGATGTTTCTGAAAAAACTACCGAAGAGCACATTGCACAAGAAGTGAAGCGTTCTCTAAGATATTATGTAAAAGAAGCCGGAAACAGCGATTTCCGTAAAATTGTATTGATGGGTGGAAGTGCTAAGCTAACTGGCTTACCCGAATACATCGAAAATCAACTAAATATTTCAACCGAAGTCTTTAATCCTTGCCTTAACCTGGAAATGCCTGAAAAATTTAAGGATAAACATGATCCTCAACTTTCATTGGCAATGGGCTTGGCAATGAGATCGGAATAATGGAGCTATGATGACGGAATTATATTTTACTATTAATCTAAATAAGTTCGGAGAAGCGGAAAGGGAACAGATAAAAGAGAAAAAAACTTTTCTGAAGACTGTTTATTCATTTGCTGCTGCGGTTTTGATTTTTTCCATTATTGCCTTTTTGATTAATTCTTCGCTTGAGTCAAAAATTCAAAGCCGGCGTAGATTACTCGCAAATATAAAAAAGGATATTAAACAGTATAAAGTAAGTGGCGAATACCTTTCTACAAAAGATCTTAAACGCATGGCGCAAATCACTACACAGAGAATTTTCTGGGCAAAAAAACTTGTTGCATTTTCCCAAAAAATGTCTGATAAAATTGCCATAACTCATTTTCAATACAAGAATAACGTTTTGTCGATTTTTGGAATTACAAAAGTGGATAGACAGCAGAAAGAGTTCAATTTAATTAATGAATTTATTACGATCTTGGAAAATAACGAGCACATTAATTCGGATTTCCCGGAAATTAAATTTGTTAGTTCGCGAAAAGATTATGAAAAAGATGTGCCTATCTTACGTTTTCAGATTGACTGTGTAACAAAAACTCAGCCTGGAGGTAGAAGATGAGAAATAAATACTTAATCCTCTTGTCCATAATAATTATTGTTACTTTACTTTTTTTCCATATTAGCAGCGATAAGGTTAATAGCAAAATAGTCAAAATTCATAAATATGACGAAAGAATTAAAGAAGAGCAAGAAAAATTGAATAGTGCAAAGGTACTAAACGAGCAATTGAAAGGTGTTTCAAAGGTTATATTGAATAGCATGACCGATGAAAAAAAAATTAGCAGCAAAGAAGTGAATCTTTTTGTAAACAAACTTGCTGATCTTGCCGATAAATATCATATTTCTATTCAATCTATAGACCCCAAAACAATTAAACTGGATAATAGGTATTTGGCTCAAGAACTTTACTCAATGGAATTTGTTTGCACATATATCCAACTTGGTGAATTTCTTTCTGATCTTGAGGCATTCAATTATATGATAAAAGTAAAAACTCTCGAAGTTCGGCCAATTACGATGGATACACGCGGAAGTAAAACTGAAAATTTGGAAACTCGTTATAAAGTAGTTCTCGAACTTTCCGTATATAAAATAATCAAGGAGGCTTAATGGAAAATAATCATTTGAAGGATTTTGTTATTTCTATCGTTGTGATTTGCTTTATTCTCTTTGGTATCAAAGATTATTATCTTTTTAATCATGCTGAGAAAATCCCTTATAATTCCACATATCAGGATTTGGCTCTTAGCAAAGGACTTCTAGATAAGATCAATAATATAGAGCAATCAATTCAGGACAGAAAAAGTTTCAAATTCAATGTGAAGAAAGATCCGTTAGAACAGAACCTTATTGTAAAAACTCAAAAAGATATGGAAGCAGAATGGCGTAAAAAGGTAGAAAATATGTT
The DNA window shown above is from Candidatus Cloacimonadota bacterium and carries:
- the pilM gene encoding type IV pilus assembly protein PilM, with the protein product MAKKKKTKQFKESFGLDIGSHSIKLVHLKKIHQGFKLQNFEILSTVPKNVDYSPSDLSPDRNAPILIKMLRSLKINSKKMKHVISSIGGEHTSIKQIKTIFLPEEDLESALFFEAKKHLPISSADMLLDYQVLSVEEKTNNMNILLAASTKELLQSHSKILNDAGISPGIVDVEALADSNCFAKNSFIEDGVYIILDIGAHKTNLIIYGPQTKFFTRNIPWAGYNFTKDIMSRHKMSFEEAEKRKLKYGLQESTQKDSKAELISLDVSEKTTEEHIAQEVKRSLRYYVKEAGNSDFRKIVLMGGSAKLTGLPEYIENQLNISTEVFNPCLNLEMPEKFKDKHDPQLSLAMGLAMRSE